The following coding sequences lie in one Moritella viscosa genomic window:
- a CDS encoding maleylacetoacetate isomerase: MKLYSYFRSSAAYRVRIVLNLKKISYTTEPIHLIRHGGEQHSAEYLNINPQGLIPSLDIAEAEHKPQIITQSGAIIEYLEESFPQPALLPTNLIERAYVRTLMQIIACDMHPLNNLRVLQYIEENFDCDGTEKMVWYRHWLAKGFAAVETLLTKKESTHYCYNDQITLADVYLIPQVYNAQRFKLDMAPYPVINRIYQHCSQLPAFNDAAPERQPDADK; this comes from the coding sequence ATGAAGCTTTATAGCTATTTCCGTTCATCAGCAGCTTACCGCGTTAGGATCGTCTTAAATTTAAAGAAAATTAGTTATACCACCGAGCCTATTCATTTAATTCGTCATGGTGGGGAGCAGCACTCAGCCGAATATCTTAATATTAATCCACAAGGTCTGATTCCAAGCCTTGATATCGCTGAGGCAGAACATAAACCACAAATAATCACCCAATCAGGGGCCATTATCGAATATCTGGAAGAATCTTTTCCGCAACCAGCTTTATTACCAACAAACCTCATTGAACGTGCCTATGTACGCACATTGATGCAGATAATTGCTTGTGATATGCACCCGCTGAATAACTTGCGGGTATTACAGTATATCGAGGAGAATTTCGACTGTGACGGTACCGAAAAAATGGTCTGGTATCGTCACTGGTTGGCAAAAGGATTCGCAGCCGTCGAAACATTACTAACAAAAAAAGAGAGTACTCACTATTGCTACAACGACCAAATCACCTTGGCAGATGTCTATTTGATCCCCCAAGTTTACAATGCACAACGTTTTAAACTTGATATGGCCCCCTATCCAGTAATCAACCGTATTTATCAGCACTGTAGTCAATTGCCTGCATTTAACGACGCCGCGCCAGAACGACAGCCTGACGCAGACAAATAG
- a CDS encoding fumarylacetoacetate hydrolase family protein, which yields MKLATLRDNTRDGSLHLVSKDLRTAVCVSSIAANLQWALEHWSTVEPQLQSQYEQLNNTALNDIIQFSHCQLESPLPRAYQWADGSAYVNHVELVRKARGAEMPVSFWSEPLMYQGGSDSFLGPNDNIPLIDPAWGLDFEGEVAVITNDVKQGINSANASDTILLITLVNDVSLRNLIPSELAKGFGFFHSKPSTAFSPVAVTPDELGDAWDGTKLHLPLYSYLNDALFGSPDAGTDMTFDFPRLIAHAAKTRSLIAGTIIGSGTVSNCDRTVGSSCLAEKRMLEKIATGEITTPFLQNGDKVKIEMHDQAGQSIFGAIEQIVVKQDEAL from the coding sequence ATGAAATTAGCAACATTACGGGATAATACCAGAGATGGCAGCTTACACCTAGTAAGCAAGGACTTACGAACTGCAGTGTGTGTTTCATCAATAGCGGCAAACTTACAATGGGCATTAGAGCATTGGTCTACTGTCGAACCCCAACTACAATCACAATACGAACAGTTAAATAACACGGCATTAAACGATATTATTCAATTCTCACATTGCCAATTAGAATCGCCATTACCCAGAGCATATCAATGGGCTGACGGCAGTGCTTACGTCAACCATGTCGAGTTAGTGCGTAAAGCCAGAGGGGCTGAAATGCCAGTATCATTTTGGTCTGAACCGTTAATGTACCAAGGTGGCAGCGACAGTTTTTTAGGCCCCAATGACAATATCCCCCTGATAGACCCCGCTTGGGGACTGGATTTTGAAGGCGAAGTAGCAGTGATCACCAATGATGTAAAACAAGGGATCAATAGTGCAAACGCCAGTGACACCATTTTATTAATTACTTTAGTCAACGATGTATCACTGCGTAACTTGATCCCCAGCGAATTAGCTAAGGGGTTTGGATTTTTTCACAGCAAGCCCTCTACTGCATTTTCTCCCGTTGCAGTTACCCCTGATGAACTCGGCGATGCCTGGGACGGAACCAAGTTACATTTACCTTTGTACAGTTATCTCAATGATGCATTATTCGGTTCGCCCGATGCCGGTACTGATATGACATTTGATTTCCCTCGTTTAATTGCCCACGCAGCAAAAACCAGAAGCTTAATAGCGGGAACCATTATTGGTTCAGGTACTGTGTCTAACTGTGACCGAACCGTAGGCTCATCCTGCCTAGCAGAAAAAAGAATGCTGGAAAAAATAGCCACTGGCGAGATCACCACCCCCTTTCTACAAAATGGCGACAAAGTAAAAATTGAAATGCACGATCAGGCGGGACAATCTATTTTTGGCGCAATAGAGCAAATAGTGGTAAAGCAAGATGAAGCTTTATAG
- the hmgA gene encoding homogentisate 1,2-dioxygenase — protein sequence MIRRISFPLRKGTYSRQAHADLPAQGMFEREVSREGFYGPATHLHHKHPPTGWSAWSGDHRPKAYNLLKLSYSQISPWDAPLLLHNAYCQIRFWQCSENMQTLVRNADGDDLLFIHQGHGELFCDYGHLSVEQGDYVLIPRSCLWRLEPAEPITLLMIEATNDYYGLPDKTIVGQHAIFDQAVLDTPEIDAAYLQQQDEKPWQVVLKRFNKLSIIDYPFNPLDVVGWHGDVSVVRINWQDIRPLMSHRFHLPPSAHSTFVTSRFVVCTFVPRPMETDQGALKVPFYHSNDDFDEVIFYHQGEFFSRDNIEQGMLTFHPCGFTHGPHPKAYRTGYKSQRKETDEVAVMIDTRDGLDIGSLMPDVEWRGYIDSWKE from the coding sequence ATGATCCGTAGAATCAGCTTTCCACTACGTAAAGGCACCTATTCTCGGCAGGCGCATGCAGACCTGCCAGCACAAGGTATGTTTGAGCGAGAAGTCAGTAGGGAAGGTTTCTATGGACCTGCAACGCACCTGCATCATAAACATCCACCGACAGGCTGGAGTGCTTGGTCGGGTGATCACAGGCCAAAAGCATATAACCTATTAAAACTGTCCTATTCGCAAATATCACCTTGGGATGCACCACTACTGTTACATAATGCCTATTGTCAGATCCGCTTCTGGCAATGTAGCGAAAACATGCAAACCTTAGTCAGAAATGCAGATGGTGATGATCTGTTATTTATTCATCAAGGCCACGGTGAGTTGTTTTGTGATTATGGCCATTTGAGTGTCGAACAAGGCGATTATGTACTCATTCCTCGTTCTTGTTTATGGCGTTTAGAGCCTGCCGAACCAATCACATTACTGATGATCGAAGCGACTAATGATTACTATGGCCTACCTGATAAAACCATTGTCGGACAGCATGCGATATTTGATCAAGCCGTATTAGATACCCCAGAAATAGACGCCGCCTACCTGCAACAACAAGATGAAAAACCATGGCAAGTAGTGCTTAAACGTTTTAATAAACTGTCGATTATTGACTACCCTTTTAACCCGCTTGATGTGGTGGGCTGGCACGGTGATGTATCTGTAGTAAGGATTAATTGGCAAGATATTCGTCCTTTAATGAGTCACCGTTTTCACCTGCCACCGTCCGCACATTCAACATTTGTGACCAGTCGATTTGTAGTCTGCACTTTTGTTCCCAGACCAATGGAAACCGATCAGGGGGCATTAAAAGTACCTTTTTACCACAGCAATGATGACTTTGATGAAGTTATCTTTTATCACCAAGGCGAATTTTTTAGCCGCGACAATATTGAACAAGGCATGCTGACCTTCCACCCTTGTGGTTTTACCCATGGCCCTCACCCCAAAGCCTATCGCACAGGTTACAAGTCTCAGCGAAAAGAAACAGATGAAGTAGCGGTGATGATTGATACTCGCGATGGCTTAGATATTGGGTCCCTGATGCCAGATGTGGAATGGCGAGGCTATATCGATAGCTGGAAAGAATGA
- the hpd gene encoding 4-hydroxyphenylpyruvate dioxygenase, translated as MDHAYDYTKQQFSNPAGTEGFEFVEFSSPDPKQLAMLFQQLGFHPHAQHQTRPLTWFKQGHIHFLVSTEGRGFASDFSKQHGPSACAMGFKVTDADKAYQHALSREAKPCKRKILEFGVPAIYGIGESLLYLVDDDVRTRLYQEQFELIGKTEDASNSAGLTYIDHLTHNVHCGHMDPWAEFYERIFNFREIRYFDIKGTMTGLRSRAMTSPCGNLRIPINESSDDKSQIEEFLQEYHGEGIQHIALGTDDIYQTVSTLRANGIEFMDIPDTYYDMITERLPGHHEAIEQLRKNRILIDGHIESGKLVLLLQIFTKTLIGPIFFEIIQRKGDEGFGEGNFQALFESIERDQLVRGVLSTKNK; from the coding sequence ATGGACCACGCATATGATTATACTAAACAGCAGTTTAGTAATCCTGCGGGGACCGAAGGCTTCGAGTTTGTCGAATTCTCGTCTCCCGATCCAAAGCAGCTTGCCATGCTTTTCCAGCAGTTGGGTTTTCATCCTCATGCCCAACATCAAACACGCCCGTTAACTTGGTTCAAACAAGGTCATATCCATTTTTTAGTCAGTACAGAAGGTCGCGGTTTCGCCTCTGATTTTTCGAAACAACATGGCCCTTCCGCCTGTGCGATGGGCTTTAAAGTAACTGATGCAGATAAAGCCTATCAACACGCATTGAGCCGTGAAGCCAAACCTTGTAAGCGTAAAATTCTCGAGTTCGGTGTACCGGCGATTTATGGTATTGGCGAGAGTCTGCTGTATTTAGTCGATGATGATGTAAGAACACGGCTGTATCAGGAACAATTTGAATTAATAGGCAAAACTGAAGACGCATCTAACTCGGCGGGGCTCACTTATATCGACCACCTGACCCACAATGTGCATTGTGGGCATATGGATCCGTGGGCTGAATTTTATGAGCGTATCTTTAACTTTCGAGAAATACGTTATTTTGATATTAAGGGCACAATGACAGGTTTACGCAGCCGTGCCATGACCAGCCCTTGCGGCAACCTCCGTATTCCCATCAATGAAAGCAGTGATGATAAGTCGCAGATTGAAGAGTTCTTGCAGGAATACCACGGCGAAGGGATCCAGCATATCGCCTTAGGCACAGATGATATTTATCAAACTGTCTCGACGTTAAGAGCGAATGGTATCGAGTTTATGGATATACCCGACACTTATTACGACATGATTACAGAACGCTTACCCGGTCATCATGAAGCGATTGAGCAACTAAGAAAAAATCGTATTCTAATTGATGGTCATATCGAATCAGGAAAATTAGTCCTGCTACTGCAAATCTTCACTAAAACATTAATCGGCCCTATCTTCTTCGAAATTATCCAGCGTAAAGGGGATGAAGGATTTGGCGAAGGTAATTTCCAAGCCTTGTTCGAATCCATTGAAAGAGACCAACTCGTGCGCGGTGTACTTTCGACTAAAAATAAATAA
- a CDS encoding putative transcriptional regulator: MDKIENITKLLSDRRKELGMEQADMYMRIGMKQQQYQRIEAGSDIKLSTLLRVLEGLDLELSITPKNKSTNLQQTKLESIDSIQSLEDDTDDLDFWLGSEDNK, encoded by the coding sequence ATGGATAAGATTGAAAATATTACTAAGTTACTTAGCGACAGACGTAAAGAGCTTGGCATGGAACAAGCTGATATGTATATGCGTATTGGCATGAAGCAGCAGCAATACCAACGTATTGAAGCAGGCAGTGATATTAAGCTTTCAACATTATTGCGTGTATTGGAAGGACTTGATCTTGAACTTTCAATTACTCCGAAGAATAAATCAACAAACCTCCAGCAAACTAAATTAGAAAGTATTGATAGTATTCAGTCATTAGAAGATGATACCGATGATCTAGATTTCTGGCTTGGCTCTGAGGATAACAAATGA
- a CDS encoding putative uncharacterized HipA domain protein: MSKQIEQVEGLNISLHGVNIAVIAHYAGGKNILSFNPEFVATPESERPVFSLRQIIDPNYLFKLQIRTEKIPPVLSNLLPEGILRDLTAKSLNCHPNNEFSILAYLGLNLPGAIIATPIKVGELPDWALDHRLSIEPLQIEVRHADTKFSLAGVQMKFSSSHLDGRYHIDQELTGDMWIIKTPSTVHKGVPVNEYTCMRLAESVGVRVPAIRLIKLDELDGLPNIRLPDEEFAYGIRRFDRSAEGLIHSEDFAQIFGLYPSDKYQKVNCELLASVLYKTSHERLRDIQEMARRLLINILLGNGDAHLKNWTMIYPDGRTPRLSPLYDVVFTMSYITDDKLALNMSGSKQWYEMTLAHFERWAKDTKLPWSAIKPHLLETIKLARATWPEMLDNLPMQDEHKDALREHWLNLQPDFRIYKNEKPR; encoded by the coding sequence ATGAGCAAACAAATAGAGCAGGTCGAAGGATTAAATATTAGTTTGCACGGCGTTAATATTGCGGTTATTGCGCATTATGCAGGAGGTAAAAACATCCTCAGTTTTAACCCTGAATTTGTGGCGACGCCAGAAAGTGAAAGACCTGTATTCTCATTACGCCAAATTATTGATCCTAACTATTTATTTAAGCTGCAAATTAGAACTGAAAAAATACCACCTGTATTATCAAATTTACTTCCCGAAGGTATTCTACGAGATTTGACGGCTAAGTCGTTAAATTGTCATCCGAATAATGAATTCTCTATTTTAGCCTATTTAGGATTGAACCTACCCGGTGCAATTATTGCTACACCAATTAAAGTAGGTGAGTTACCGGATTGGGCATTAGATCACCGTTTGTCTATCGAGCCACTACAAATAGAAGTTAGGCATGCGGATACTAAGTTTTCTTTAGCGGGTGTACAAATGAAGTTTTCTTCATCTCATCTGGATGGTCGTTATCATATTGATCAAGAGTTAACGGGTGATATGTGGATCATCAAAACACCTTCTACTGTGCATAAGGGTGTGCCAGTAAATGAATATACCTGTATGAGATTGGCTGAATCTGTCGGTGTTCGTGTTCCTGCAATACGGTTAATTAAATTAGATGAGTTAGATGGGTTACCTAATATTCGATTACCGGATGAAGAATTTGCTTATGGTATTCGGCGTTTCGACCGCAGTGCTGAGGGACTAATTCATTCCGAAGACTTTGCGCAAATATTTGGTTTGTATCCATCTGATAAATATCAAAAAGTGAATTGCGAGTTACTAGCTAGTGTTTTATATAAAACGAGTCATGAACGATTACGTGATATTCAAGAGATGGCTCGCAGGTTGTTGATTAACATATTATTGGGTAATGGCGATGCACACTTAAAAAACTGGACTATGATTTATCCTGATGGACGTACGCCGCGGTTATCGCCGTTATACGATGTGGTTTTCACTATGTCCTATATTACAGATGATAAGTTAGCGTTAAATATGTCAGGTTCCAAGCAATGGTATGAGATGACGCTAGCGCATTTTGAGCGCTGGGCTAAAGATACAAAATTACCTTGGTCTGCGATCAAACCGCATTTACTTGAGACGATTAAACTGGCGAGAGCCACATGGCCTGAAATGCTAGACAATTTGCCTATGCAGGATGAGCATAAGGATGCATTGAGGGAGCATTGGTTGAATTTACAGCCTGATTTTCGTATTTATAAAAATGAAAAGCCTCGATAG
- the rph gene encoding ribonuclease PH yields the protein MRPSQRTVDQVRPVTITRNFTAHAEGSVLVEFGDTKVLCTATVENGVPRFLKGKGQGWVTAEYGMLPRSTHKRMHREAARGKQSGRTMEIQRLIARSLRACVDLGALGEHTILIDCDVIQADGGTRTAAITGACVALADAVEFLIRKGKLKISPIKFMIAAVSVGIYKGEAVCDLDYPEDSDAETDMNVVMTETGKFIEIQGTAEGEPFSHEEMLSMLALAKDGIEQIIVEQKKALGDSLIKA from the coding sequence ATGCGTCCAAGCCAAAGAACTGTAGACCAAGTTCGTCCTGTCACTATCACTCGTAACTTTACTGCTCATGCAGAAGGTTCTGTATTAGTTGAATTTGGCGATACCAAAGTATTGTGTACAGCGACGGTTGAAAATGGTGTACCACGTTTTTTAAAAGGTAAAGGACAAGGTTGGGTTACGGCTGAATACGGCATGTTACCGCGCTCGACGCACAAACGTATGCATCGTGAAGCTGCACGTGGTAAACAAAGTGGACGTACGATGGAAATTCAACGTCTGATTGCGCGTTCATTACGTGCTTGTGTCGATCTTGGGGCATTAGGTGAACACACGATTTTAATTGATTGTGATGTTATTCAGGCTGATGGTGGTACGCGTACGGCTGCCATTACAGGCGCTTGTGTGGCACTGGCTGATGCGGTTGAGTTTCTAATCCGTAAAGGTAAATTAAAGATTAGCCCAATTAAATTTATGATCGCAGCAGTTTCTGTTGGTATCTATAAAGGCGAAGCTGTTTGCGATTTAGATTACCCAGAAGATTCAGACGCTGAAACAGATATGAACGTGGTGATGACTGAAACAGGTAAGTTTATTGAGATCCAAGGGACTGCTGAAGGCGAACCGTTTAGTCACGAAGAAATGCTAAGCATGCTAGCGTTAGCAAAAGATGGTATCGAGCAGATTATTGTAGAACAAAAGAAAGCACTCGGTGATAGCTTGATTAAAGCGTAA
- the pyrE gene encoding orotate phosphoribosyltransferase produces the protein MKDYQREFIEFALEKEVLKFGEFTLKSGRTSPYFFNAGLFNTGRDLSRLGRFYAAALVDSGIEYDVVFGPAYKGIPIATTAVVALNDHHDIDAPYCFNRKEKKDHGEGGTLVGSALKGRIMLVDDVITAGTAIRESMDIIQAHNAELSGVLIALDRQEKGKGELSAIQEIERDYACKVLSIVTLGDLVTFLADKPEMQQHLENVKTYRENYGI, from the coding sequence ATGAAAGATTATCAACGCGAATTTATTGAGTTTGCTTTAGAAAAAGAAGTACTTAAGTTTGGTGAATTCACTCTAAAGTCTGGTCGTACTAGCCCTTATTTCTTTAACGCTGGTTTGTTTAACACGGGTCGTGACTTATCACGTCTAGGCCGTTTCTATGCAGCTGCTTTAGTTGATTCTGGTATCGAATACGATGTGGTATTTGGTCCTGCTTACAAAGGTATCCCAATTGCGACAACAGCTGTTGTTGCGCTGAACGATCATCATGATATTGATGCACCTTATTGCTTTAACCGCAAAGAGAAAAAAGACCACGGTGAAGGTGGTACATTAGTGGGTTCTGCACTTAAAGGTCGTATTATGCTTGTTGATGATGTGATAACTGCGGGTACGGCAATCCGTGAGTCAATGGATATCATCCAAGCACATAACGCTGAATTATCGGGTGTGTTAATAGCGCTAGACCGCCAAGAAAAAGGCAAAGGCGAATTATCTGCAATCCAAGAAATTGAACGTGATTATGCGTGTAAAGTATTATCAATCGTGACGTTAGGTGATCTCGTTACTTTCTTAGCTGATAAGCCAGAAATGCAACAACATCTTGAAAATGTAAAAACATACCGTGAAAACTACGGCATCTAA
- the slmA gene encoding HTH-type regulatory protein, TetR-family, protein MSTSTKKNRREQILQALAHMLETNPGQRITTAKLAKEVGVSEAALYRHFPSKARMFEGLITFIEDSILAGINQILNEEKDTITRCHHILHLLLVFTERNPGITRIMTGDALQGEHERLGEQISALYAKIETHFKQVLREKKMREGTGFSLDEGTLANLLLAYAEGRINQYVRTRFALKPTTDFDLQWNFLHKQLLQS, encoded by the coding sequence ATGTCAACAAGCACTAAAAAAAATCGTCGAGAACAAATTTTACAAGCGTTAGCGCATATGCTGGAGACCAATCCAGGTCAGCGTATCACGACCGCAAAACTCGCTAAAGAAGTCGGCGTATCAGAGGCAGCTCTCTATCGCCACTTCCCAAGTAAAGCGCGTATGTTTGAAGGTTTAATTACCTTTATCGAAGATTCAATATTAGCGGGTATTAATCAAATCTTAAACGAAGAAAAAGATACCATTACTCGTTGTCATCACATCCTGCATCTACTGTTGGTCTTTACCGAGCGTAACCCTGGCATCACCCGGATTATGACTGGCGATGCACTACAAGGTGAGCACGAACGTCTCGGTGAACAGATCAGCGCCTTGTATGCCAAGATTGAAACACACTTTAAACAAGTGCTACGTGAAAAGAAAATGCGTGAAGGCACTGGTTTTAGTTTAGACGAAGGTACGTTAGCCAATTTATTACTGGCGTATGCAGAAGGGCGTATTAATCAATACGTACGCACTCGCTTTGCGTTAAAACCAACGACTGATTTTGATCTGCAGTGGAACTTCTTGCACAAGCAGTTATTGCAAAGTTAA
- the dut gene encoding deoxyuridine 5'-triphosphate nucleotidohydrolase, whose amino-acid sequence MKQIEVKILNPRVGKEFPLPSYATPGSAGLDLRACLEQPLTVNPGETHLIPTGIAIHIADPTMAATILPRSGLGHKHGIVLGNLVGLIDSDYQGELMISCWNRGQDSFSIQPGDRIAQMMIVPVIQAQLTIVEEFDSSERGEGGFGHSGKQ is encoded by the coding sequence ATGAAGCAAATAGAAGTAAAAATATTAAATCCACGCGTGGGTAAAGAATTTCCATTACCAAGTTATGCAACACCAGGTTCGGCAGGTTTGGATCTACGCGCTTGCCTTGAACAACCACTCACGGTTAATCCAGGTGAAACGCATTTGATCCCAACAGGTATTGCCATTCATATTGCAGACCCAACGATGGCAGCAACCATTTTACCGCGTTCAGGCTTAGGGCATAAACACGGTATCGTATTAGGTAACTTAGTTGGTTTAATCGACTCTGATTATCAAGGTGAGTTAATGATCTCATGTTGGAATCGAGGTCAAGACAGCTTCAGTATTCAACCGGGCGATCGTATCGCTCAAATGATGATAGTGCCAGTAATACAAGCACAATTAACCATCGTTGAAGAATTTGATAGCAGTGAACGTGGCGAAGGTGGCTTTGGCCATTCAGGTAAGCAATAA
- the coaBC gene encoding coenzyme A biosynthesis bifunctional protein CoaBC, whose translation MTVIANKRILLGITGGIAAYKCAELTRRLTEQGAEVRVVMTQSALEFITPLTMQAVSGFPVAHSLLDPAAEAGMGHIELAKWADLVLIAPATANFIAKFTAGIADDLLSTLCLATPAPIAIAPAMNQVMYQAPATQANLATLKQRAVPLWGPASGAQACGDVGPGRMVNPDELVTAVINFFAAEAQPQVLAGKNIMITAGPTREAIDPVRYISNHSSGKMGYALAQAASALGANVTIVSGPVALTPPSDCNIVKVTSALDMHNAVMSDINQQDIFIACAAVADYRPEAIAEQKIKKTSSDEMIVRMVKNPDIVASVAALEKSPFTVGFAAETQDVEHYARDKMQRKNLAMIAANDVSQSGQGFNAEDNALTVFWPQGNAQIALANKQDVATQLLQLIATQFNANT comes from the coding sequence ATGACTGTAATTGCCAATAAACGTATCTTGCTCGGTATTACGGGCGGCATCGCTGCTTACAAATGTGCAGAATTGACGCGCCGCTTAACGGAACAAGGCGCAGAAGTTCGCGTCGTGATGACTCAATCAGCACTAGAATTTATTACCCCGCTCACCATGCAAGCAGTCTCTGGATTCCCCGTTGCCCATAGTTTATTGGATCCTGCAGCCGAAGCAGGTATGGGTCATATTGAATTAGCGAAGTGGGCAGATTTAGTGTTAATCGCGCCTGCAACCGCTAATTTCATTGCCAAGTTCACTGCTGGTATCGCCGATGATTTACTCTCAACATTGTGTTTAGCCACACCCGCACCGATTGCCATTGCGCCGGCTATGAATCAAGTTATGTACCAAGCGCCAGCAACACAAGCGAACTTAGCGACACTAAAACAGCGAGCCGTGCCACTATGGGGACCCGCTTCAGGCGCCCAAGCTTGTGGTGATGTGGGCCCTGGTCGAATGGTAAATCCCGATGAACTCGTCACTGCTGTTATCAATTTCTTTGCCGCTGAAGCACAACCACAAGTGCTCGCGGGTAAAAATATAATGATCACTGCAGGACCAACTCGCGAGGCGATTGATCCAGTACGTTACATCAGTAATCACAGTTCAGGAAAAATGGGTTACGCCCTCGCACAAGCAGCCTCTGCGCTCGGCGCTAATGTAACGATAGTGAGTGGCCCTGTCGCATTAACTCCGCCATCTGATTGCAATATAGTAAAAGTAACGAGCGCCTTAGATATGCATAATGCTGTTATGTCTGACATTAACCAGCAAGATATTTTCATTGCTTGTGCAGCCGTCGCTGATTATCGCCCAGAAGCCATCGCCGAACAGAAAATAAAAAAGACCAGTAGCGACGAAATGATCGTTCGTATGGTCAAGAATCCCGATATAGTTGCCAGCGTTGCAGCGCTCGAAAAATCTCCTTTTACTGTCGGTTTTGCTGCAGAAACACAAGATGTTGAACATTATGCACGCGACAAAATGCAACGTAAAAATCTTGCTATGATTGCAGCAAATGACGTGTCACAATCCGGCCAAGGCTTCAATGCCGAAGACAATGCATTGACCGTATTTTGGCCACAAGGCAATGCACAAATAGCATTAGCAAATAAGCAAGATGTAGCGACACAATTACTGCAGTTAATTGCAACTCAGTTCAATGCCAATACATAA
- the radC gene encoding DNA repair protein RadC, with protein MKLKALPRDEMPREKLVKFGPQSLSDAELLAIFLRTGIKGTNVVMLARHILAEFGTLRSLFAASEHEFCQTKGLGVAKYVQLQATVEMSRRFLAEKLERGDALTNPQESRDYIRAKLRDQPHEVFAVLFLDNKHRVIRFEELFYGTIDSASVYPRVVVKKALERNAAAVIFAHNHPSGIAEPSRADRMITDKLISALQLIDVKVLDHFVIGDSDIASFAERGWV; from the coding sequence ATGAAATTAAAAGCATTACCCAGAGATGAGATGCCCCGAGAGAAATTGGTTAAGTTTGGCCCACAATCACTATCGGATGCCGAATTATTGGCGATTTTTCTACGGACGGGGATTAAAGGGACTAATGTGGTGATGCTGGCTCGGCATATTTTAGCTGAATTTGGCACGTTAAGATCCTTGTTTGCTGCGAGTGAGCATGAATTCTGTCAGACGAAGGGATTAGGAGTGGCAAAATATGTACAGTTACAAGCCACTGTTGAGATGTCTCGGCGCTTTTTAGCTGAAAAATTAGAGCGTGGTGATGCGTTAACGAACCCCCAAGAAAGTCGAGATTACATACGCGCAAAATTGCGCGATCAGCCTCATGAAGTCTTTGCGGTATTATTTTTAGACAATAAGCACCGAGTTATTCGCTTTGAAGAGTTGTTTTATGGCACAATAGACAGTGCTAGTGTTTATCCGAGAGTTGTGGTTAAAAAAGCGTTAGAAAGAAATGCTGCGGCAGTAATATTTGCCCATAATCATCCTTCTGGTATTGCTGAACCCAGCCGTGCAGATCGTATGATCACAGATAAACTTATTTCAGCCTTACAATTAATTGATGTTAAAGTCCTCGATCATTTTGTTATAGGTGACAGCGACATAGCGAGCTTTGCAGAGCGAGGGTGGGTGTGA
- the rpmB gene encoding 50S ribosomal protein L28 has protein sequence MSKVCQVTGKKPAVGNNVSHAKNRTRRRFLPNLHTHRFWVESENRFVKLRLTCKGMRIIDKKGIDSVLAEMRARGEKV, from the coding sequence ATGTCTAAAGTATGCCAAGTCACTGGTAAAAAACCAGCTGTTGGTAATAACGTTTCTCACGCAAAAAACCGCACTCGTCGCCGTTTTTTGCCAAACCTACATACACACCGTTTTTGGGTTGAGAGCGAAAACCGCTTTGTAAAGTTACGCCTTACTTGTAAAGGTATGCGTATTATTGATAAAAAGGGTATCGATTCAGTTCTTGCTGAAATGCGTGCCCGTGGTGAGAAGGTTTAA
- the rpmG gene encoding 50S ribosomal protein L33 encodes MRDKIRLNSSAGTGHFYTTDKNKKNMPEKMEIKKFDPVIRKHVMYKEGKIK; translated from the coding sequence ATGCGCGATAAAATTCGTCTGAATTCATCTGCTGGTACAGGTCACTTCTATACCACTGATAAAAACAAAAAAAACATGCCTGAAAAAATGGAAATCAAAAAATTTGATCCAGTTATTCGTAAGCATGTTATGTACAAAGAAGGTAAAATCAAGTAA